In Dyadobacter subterraneus, a single genomic region encodes these proteins:
- a CDS encoding helix-turn-helix domain-containing protein, with protein sequence MNNIETLEDFYTQRFKAIPKILQNEIGHFNVFAFNDLLGCSIKPIPYSRRGYFKISFIQGVNKVHFSDKTIEIKKQALLFANPQVPYNWEQIGNEQNGFSCVFTELFFHHFGNPKDYSVFQPERLPIIELTDIQARWVKKLFDEMLTEWTSEHMHKYDKMRIMVFDLLYNAEKLQPIKPTFQLYNNASQKITTQFLELLERQFPVEDVGALPLRSASDFAEKLSIHVNHLNKALHEVLHKSTSFIIQERILIEAKILLKHTKKDVSEIAFALGFKENTHFNNFFKKYTGITPRQFRLD encoded by the coding sequence ATGAATAATATAGAAACATTAGAAGATTTTTATACACAACGTTTCAAGGCTATTCCAAAAATTTTGCAAAATGAAATCGGGCATTTTAATGTGTTTGCTTTTAATGATTTGCTAGGGTGTAGCATAAAACCCATTCCTTACAGTCGCAGAGGTTATTTTAAAATAAGCTTCATACAAGGGGTAAATAAAGTGCATTTTTCGGATAAAACTATTGAGATCAAAAAACAGGCATTGCTTTTTGCAAATCCCCAGGTGCCCTATAATTGGGAACAAATCGGAAATGAGCAAAATGGATTTTCGTGTGTGTTTACAGAGCTTTTTTTTCATCATTTCGGCAATCCGAAAGACTATTCTGTTTTTCAACCGGAGCGTTTGCCAATAATTGAATTGACAGACATACAGGCAAGGTGGGTAAAGAAATTATTTGACGAAATGCTAACGGAGTGGACATCTGAACACATGCATAAGTACGACAAAATGCGAATTATGGTTTTTGATCTTTTGTATAATGCAGAAAAACTGCAACCTATTAAACCCACTTTTCAACTCTACAATAACGCTTCTCAAAAAATTACCACCCAATTTTTAGAATTATTAGAACGTCAGTTTCCTGTTGAAGATGTTGGTGCATTGCCTTTACGTTCCGCTTCAGATTTTGCGGAAAAACTATCCATTCACGTCAATCATTTGAACAAAGCGTTACACGAAGTTTTGCATAAATCCACCTCTTTCATTATTCAGGAAAGAATTTTAATTGAAGCAAAAATCCTTTTGAAGCATACGAAAAAAGATGTTTCTGAAATTGCGTTTGCATTAGGTTTTAAAGAAAATACACATTTCAATAATTTCTTTAAAAAATATACTGGTATAACACCAAGACAGTTTCGTCTTGATTGA